The following are encoded together in the Ictidomys tridecemlineatus isolate mIctTri1 chromosome X, mIctTri1.hap1, whole genome shotgun sequence genome:
- the LOC144364651 gene encoding small integral membrane protein 10-like protein 2A, with the protein MAASAALSAAAAAAALSGLAVRLSRSAAVRGSYSAFCKGLTRTLITFFDLAWRLRTNFPYFYVVASVILNVRLQVRIE; encoded by the coding sequence ATGGCAGCGTCCGCAGCTCTGTCCGCGGCGGCGGCTGCAGCGGCTCTGTCGGGCCTGGCGGTGAGGCTGTCGCGCTCCGCAGCGGTGCGCGGCTCCTACAGCGCCTTCTGCAAGGGGCTCACCCGCACTCTGATCACCTTCTTCGACCTGGCCTGGCGGCTGCGCACAAACTTCCCCTACTTCTACGTGGTGGCCTCGGTGATACTCAACGTCCGCCTGCAGGTGCGGATTGAGTGA